A single region of the Sorghum bicolor cultivar BTx623 chromosome 9, Sorghum_bicolor_NCBIv3, whole genome shotgun sequence genome encodes:
- the LOC8067489 gene encoding tyrosine decarboxylase 1, translated as MPSLPHPLLDADEFRRQGRLVVDFIADYYARIDEYPVRPAVAPGFLARQLPETAPARPEPDALAAALRDVRDLILPGVTHWQSPRHFAHFAATASNVGALGEALAAGLNINPFTWAASPAATELEVVVTDWLGKALHLPESLLFSGGGGGTLLGTSCEAMLCTIVAARDRKLAEVGEERMGDLVVYCSDQTHFSFQKAARIAGIRRGNCREIPTSMEAGFTLSPKALAAAVRADEAAGRVPLFLCATVGTTPTAAVDPVRELCAAVAGRGVWVHVDAAYAGAASVCPELRHAVAGVERVDSFSTNPHKWLLANMDCCALWVRRPAALTAALGTDHDVILKDPSAQAAQEGGAVVDYKDWQVALSRRFRALKLWLVLRCHGVEGLRGLVRAHVRMAAAFEAMVRTDARFEVPVPRQFALVCFRLRAAAVLVVGEKRARDGDDEVVTAGNELNRRLLEAVNATGRVYMSSAVVGGTYILRCAIGNSLTEERHVREAWSVVQEQATAILAAARRPTARTNRRTVRRAHAAL; from the coding sequence ATGCCTTCGCTTCCTCATCCGCTACTGGATGCCGACGAGTTCCGCAGGCAGGGACGCCTAGTCGTGGACTTCATCGCGGACTACTACGCGCGCATCGACGAGTACCCCGTGCGCCCGGCCGTCGCTCCGGGGTTCCTGGCCCGGCAGCTTCCCGAGACAGCGCCGGCGCGGCCGGAGCCCGACGCGCTCGCCGCGGCGCTGCGCGACGTCCGCGACCTCATCCTGCCCGGCGTAACGCACTGGCAGAGCCCGCGTCACTTCGCGCACTTCGCGGCCACGGCCAGCAACGTGGGCGCCCTCGGCGAGGCCCTCGCCGCGGGGCTTAACATTAACCCGTTCACGTGGGCCGCCTCGCCGGCCGCCACCGAGCTCGAGGTCGTCGTCACCGACTGGCTCGGCAAGGCGTTGCACCTCCCGGAGAGCCTGCTGTTCTCCGGAGGCGGCGGGGGCACGCTGCTGGGGACGTCATGCGAGGCCATGCTCTGCACCATCGTCGCCGCCAGAGACCGGAAGCTCGCCGAGGTAGGTGAGGAGCGGATGGGGGACCTCGTGGTCTACTGCTCCGACCAGACCCACTTCTCCTTCCAGAAGGCCGCACGCATCGCCGGCATTCGCCGGGGGAACTGCCGCGAGATACCGACGTCCATGGAGGCCGGCTTCACTCTCTCGCCCAAGGCGCTGGCCGCGGCGGTGCGCGCCGACGAGGCCGCGGGCAGGGTCCCGCTGTTCCTGTGCGCGACCGTGGGGACCACCCCGACGGCGGCGGTCGACCCTGTCCGCGAGCTGTGCGCCGCCGTGGCGGGGCGCGGCGTGTGGGTGCACGTGGACGCGGCCTACGCGGGCGCCGCGAGCGTGTGCCCGGAGCTCCGCCACGCCGTCGCGGGCGTTGAGCGCGTGGACTCTTTCAGCACGAACCCGCACAAGTGGCTCCTCGCCAACATGGACTGCTGCGCTCTCTGGGTGCGGCGTCCGGCGGCGCTGACGGCCGCGCTCGGCACCGACCACGACGTGATCCTCAAGGACCCGTCGGCGCAGGCGGCGCAGGAGGGCGGCGCGGTGGTGGACTACAAGGACTGGCAGGTCGCGCTGAGCCGCCGGTTCCGCGCGCTGAAGCTGTGGCTCGTGCTCCGCTGCCACGGCGTGGAAGGCCTGCGCGGCCTCGTGCGCGCCCACGTGCGCATGGCCGCCGCGTTCGAGGCCATGGTGCGCACCGACGCGCGGTTCGAGGTGCCCGTGCCGAGGCAGTTCGCGCTGGTGTGCTTCCGGCTGCGCGCCGCCGCGGTGCTCGTCGTCGGGGAGAAACGCGCccgcgacggcgacgacgaggTGGTGACGGCTGGGAATGAGCTCAACCGGAGGCTCCTCGAGGCGGTGAACGCGACGGGGCGCGTGTACATGAGCTCCGCCGTGGTCGGCGGCACCTACATTCTGCGCTGCGCCatcggcaactcgctcaccGAGGAGCGGCACGTCCGGGAGGCGTGGAGCGTGGTGCAAGAGCAGGCCACCGCTATCTTGGCTGCCGCGAGGAGGCCGACGGCGCGCACGAATCGGCGGACGGTTCGCCGTGCCCACGCTGCGTTGTGA
- the LOC8067490 gene encoding protein BREAST CANCER SUSCEPTIBILITY 1 homolog has translation MADVGSLERMGRELKCPICLSLFTSAVSITCNHIFCNACLTESMKSASCCPVCKVPFHRREIRPAPHMDNLVSVFKSMEAAAGTSIVSTQLTPAPKVAECGGNSAGKPKRSNKKKPASRNKKNTPKATKTSASCSTAKPSISKNKRIHVTPFPESETPIRPKKVMKSDEQKSKQNGDVNEEDKDKTLNSDIPESPSLSPFFWLREEEENEGGTAETLSEPPSLDTPLRHNAPTFSDIKDSDDERSNDMTPNSKAEVSEIFDSEIFEWSQRPCSPELRSTPLKSQGKLKNILDQITEVDDDEDMNLGGSFDKLDLESNVAQPLNAEEVKKKKLARPRKRKNSKLPSCGKLCTRGSDAEHQVANIPESIVAKPWQKDNSKKERNTSNGGNMVSGSNTRAVFSSDKSMNTFSPQAGGLGNEVPENQLSERIPKKGTNSRRKLEIAGDSAVKTAENKSEQRGKRIRRISDGAVAEKIRILSEAENEIELFQLHSLTKGCTQHKPLDGRSKKNIVSNISPNTPSILPGRDQFNIGPNTPSILPGRCPLNEAIRTVPSVRNVSVKNGSAKSIEQQDYSGTIRSCTARNAVLKKCEGKASKLSCAFCQSDEITEGSGEMVHYHNGKQVPAAFDGGASVVHCHKNCLEWAPDVYFEDDSVFNLTNELARSKRIKCACCGIKGAALGCFETSCRKSFHFTCAKLIPECRWDNENFVMLCPLHQSSKLPRETSGLKKKSHRKLAPKGPSQVNTSQCHGNKWTWPSGSPEKWVLCCSALSAAEKGIVSEFGKLAGVPISTSWSPNVTHVIASTDMSGACKRTLKFLMAILNGKWVISIDWVKTCMELMEPVDELKFEVSTDVHGTAEGPRLGRQRVINKQPKLFDGFQFYLHGDYSKSYRGYLQDLVVAAGGTVLQRKPVSRNQQKLLDDSSFILIVYSIENQDKAKPGSRAGINTNHSQVDAQALACASGGKVVSSAWIIDSIAACKVQPFKGAFHAALHVCLHAR, from the exons ATGGCGGACGTGGGGAGCCTCGAGAGGATGGGCCGGGAGCTCAAGTGCCCCATCTG TTTGAGCCTGTTCACTTCGGCGGTGTCCATCACCTGCAATCACATCTTCTGCAA CGCCTGCCTGACGGAGTCGATGAAATCTGCCTCCTGCTGCCCCGTATGCAAGGTCCCGTTCCACCGGAGAG AAATACGGCCAGCCCCTCACATGGACAATTTGGTGTCTGTTTTCAAAAGCATGGAAGCTGCAGCAGGCACTAGTATTGTGTCAACACAGCTGACTCCTGCACCCAAAGTTGCAG AGTGTGGTGGGAACAGTGCTGGGAAGCCTAAAAGGTCAAATAAAAAGAAGCCAGCATCCAGGAATAAAAAGAATACACCCAAAGCTACTAAAACTTCTGCATCTTGCTCTACTGCAAAACCTTCAATCTCCAAGAACAAAAGAATACACGTTACACCATTCCCTGAATCTGAGACACCAATAAGGCCCAAGAAGGTTATGAAGTCTGATGAGCAAAAAAGTAAGCAGAATGGTGATGTTAATGAAGAGGATAAAGATAAAACCCTGAATTCTGATATACCAGAAAGCCCTTCATTGTCACCTTTTTTCTGGCTGAGGGAagaagaggaaaatgaaggtgGCACTGCTGAAACTTTGAGTGAACCACCATCATTGGACACACCCTTGCGTCACAATGCGCCTACCTTTAGTGATATCAAAGATTCTGATGACGAAAGGTCTAATGATATGACTCCTAAT AGCAAAGCTGAGGTTTCAGAAATATTCGACAGTGAAATCTTTGAATGGAGCCAAAGACCTTGCTCCCCTGAGCTGCGTTCTACCCCACTGAAAAGTCAG GGTAAATTGAagaatattctagatcaaatcaCAGAGGTGGATGATGATGAAGATATGAATCTTGGTGGTTCATTTGATAAGTTAGACCTTGAAAGTAATGTAGCTCAGCCTCTCAATGCCGAGGAAGTTAAGAAGAAAAAGTTAGCAAGACCTAGGAAAAGAAAGAATTCAAAACTGCCCAGTTGTGGCAAACTATGTACAAGAGGATCTGATGCTGAGCACCAAGTTGCAAATATCCCAGAAAGTATTGTTGCAAAGCCATGGCAAAAGGACAATAgtaaaaaagagagaaatacTTCAAATGGAGGAAACATGGTCTCTGGCAGCAACACTAGAGCTGTCTTCTCTAGTGATAAATCTATGAATACATTTTCCCCTCAAGCAGGTGGTTTGGGCAATGAAGTACCTGAGAACCAGCTTTCAGAAAGGATCCCCAAAAAGGGTACAAACAGTCGAAGAAAACTTGAAATAGCAGGGGATAGTGCAGTGAAGACTGCAGAGAATAAATCTGAACAAAGAGGGAAGCGGATAAGAAGAATCTCTGATGGTGCTGTAGCTGAAAAGATAAGAATTCTTTCAGAGGCTGAAAATGAAATAGAATTGTTTCAGCTTCACAGCCTCACAAAAGGCTGCACCCAACATAAACCCTTGGACGGTAGAAGTAAAAAAAACATTGTATCAAACATTAGTCCAAATACACCAAGCATTTTACCTGGGAGGGACCAATTTAACATTGGTCCAAATACACCAAGCATTTTACCTGGGAGGTGCCCATTAAATGAGGCCATACGCACAGTTCCTTCAGTAAGGAATGTCTCTGTTAAGAATGGTAGTGCGAAATCTATTGAACAACAAGATTACTCAGGAACTATCAGATCATGCACTGCACGCAATGCTGTCCTGAAGAAATGTGAGGGTAAAGCTTCTAAGCTTTCCTGTGCTTTCTGCCAGTCTGATGAGATCACAGAG GGATCTGGAGAGATGGTTCACTACCATAATGGAAAGCAAGTACCTGCAGCATTTGATGGAGGGGCCAGTGTAGTACATTGCCACAAAAACTGTCTGGAGTG GGCTCCTGATGTCTACTTTGAAGATGACTCTGTCTTTAACCTTACAAATGAGCTTGCTAGAAGTAAAAGAATCAAATGTGCTTGCTGTGGAATTAAAGGTGCTGCGCTTGGATGCTTTGAGACGAGTTGTCGAAAAAGCTTCCATTTCACCTGTGCTAAATTAATCCCAGAATGTAGATGGGATAAT GAAAACTTTGTGATGCTATGCCCTTTGCACCAATCTTCAAAGTTGCCAAGAGAAACTTCTGGGTTGAAAAAGAAGTCGCATAGGAAACTAGCACCAAAAGG GCCATCTCAAGTAAACACTAGTCAATGTCATGGTAATAAATGGACATGGCCATCTGGATCACCAGAGAAATGGGTTCTCTGCTGTTCAGCCCTTTCTGCTGCAGAAAAG GGTATTGTATCAGAATTTGGAAAACTAGCTGGTGTGCCTATCTCAACAAGTTGGAGTCCTAATGTTACCCATGTTATTGCATCAACCGACATGTCTGGTGCTTGCAAGCGCACACTGAAGTTTCTGATGGCAATCCTGAATGGCAAATGGGTTATCTCCATTGACT GGGTTAAAACATGCATGGAACTTATGGAACCAGTTGATGAACTGAAATTTGAAGTTTCCACTGATGTACATGGGACTGCTGAGGGTCCCAGATTAGGTAGACAAAGAGTTATCAACAAG CAACCTAAATTATTCGACGGCTTTCAGTTCTATCTCCATGGAGATTACTCCAAGTCCTACAGGGGCTACCTGCAAGACCTTGTGGTTGCAGCCGGTGGAACTGTCCTGCAGAGGAAGCCTGTGTCAAGAAATCAGCAGAAGTTGCTTGACGACAGCTCCTTCATCCTCATCGTCTACAGCATTGAGAACCAAGACAAGGCAAAACCAGGATCAAGGGCTGGCATCAATACTAATCATAGTCAAGTTGATGCTCAAGCTCTGGCCTGTGCCTCTGGTGGCAAAGTTGTGAGCAGCGCATGGATTATTGACTCCATAGCAGCTTGCAAGGTTCAACCCTTTAAGGGAGCCTTCCATGCTGCCCTACATGTGTGCTTGCATGCACGGTAG
- the LOC8080098 gene encoding uncharacterized protein LOC8080098: protein MPLPPLLHPPLSLRLHLLLRSQSLTPLLRRGSSCDAPPLCGTRRYISVRASVAQLGAAGVGTAQPPELGVEEAVVGFVAGKRKATEVAHAVWRNIVQKGDTVVDATCGNGNDTLALLKMVADETAQGRVYGMDIQDSAIESTSSFLKMSVDDDHQRGLVKLFPICHSRMEEIVPKDAPVRLVAFNLGYLPGGDKTVITVPRTTELALQAASKLLSSGGLISVLVYIGHPGGRDELDVVESFASSLPVDTWATCKLQMLNRPIAPVLILLNKK from the exons atgccgctgccgccgctgctGCACCCTCCACTGTCGCTGCGCCTTCACCTTCTCCTCCGCTCCCAATCCCTAACCCCTCTCCTCAGGCGAGGATCCAGCTGCGATGCGCCGCCCCTTTGCGGGACCAGGAGGTACATCTCCGTTCGCGCCTCCGTTGCACAGCTCGGCGCCGCGGGCGTCGGCACGGCGCAGCCACCTGAACTTG gggtggaggaggcggtggtgggctTCGTCGCCGGTAAGAGGAAGGCCACCGAGGTAGCCCACGC GGTGTGGAGAAATATTGTTCAAAAAGGGGATACGGTGGTTGATGCCACATGCGGGAATGGCAATGACACGCTCGCTCTGCTTAAGATGGTGGCTGATGAAACAGCGCAAGGACGTGTTTATGGGATGGACATTCAAGATTCCGCAATAGAGAGTACTTCCTCTTTTCTGAAAATGTCCGTGGATGATGACCATCAG CGAGGACTAGTAAAACTATTTCCTATATGTCATAGTAGAATGGAAGAAATTGTTCCCAAAGATGCTCCTGTCAG GCTTGTTGCTTTCAACTTGGGATACCTTCCAGGAGGAGATAAAACTGTAATCACAGTGCCTAGGACAACTGAGCTAGCATTGCAAGCTGCCAGCAAACTTCTCAGTTCTGGGGGACTCATAAGTGTTCTTGTCTACATTGGGCATCCAGGTGGAAG GGATGAACTCGATGTTGTTGAATCATTTGCATCAAGCCTTCCTGTGGACACCTGGGCGACCTGCAAACTTCAAATGCTCAATAGGCCAATTGCTCCAGTACTCATACTTCTGAACAAGAAATGA
- the LOC8080099 gene encoding uncharacterized protein LOC8080099 isoform X1 has protein sequence MGRHDLSSSQMIRAPLSFGTILFFFSLLSCPLPLHSSRSLRHHLLLRSQNLTPTPLLQRGSSCDAPLCRTRRYISVRASAAQLAAAGVATAQLPELGVEEEAVGFVTGKRKATEVAHAQHVLWLGSGEILFRKGIRWLIPHARMAVAHSLCLRWWPMKQATGMSACLWDRHSRFCDREYFLISENGCG, from the exons ATGGGTCGTCACGACTTGTCATCTTCGCAGATGATTCGAGCACCTCTGAGCTTTGGCAcaattctcttttttttttccctacTCAGCTGCCCGCTACCGCTGCACTCTTCACGATCGCTGCGCCATCACCTCCTTCTCCGCTCCCAAAACCTAACCCCTACCCCTCTCCTCCAGCGAGGATCCAGCTGCGATGCGCCCCTTTGCCGGACCAGGAGGTACATCTCCGTTCGCGCCTCCGCTGCACAGCTCGCCGCCGCGGGCGTCGCCACGGCGCAGCTACCTGAACTTG gggtggaggaggaggcggtgggcTTCGTCACCGGTAAGAGGAAGGCCACCGAGGTAGCCCACGCGCAG CACGTATTATGGTTAGGTTCTGGAGAAATATTGTTCAGAAAGGGGATACGGTGGTTGATACCACATGCGAGAATGGCCGTGGCACACTCACTCTGCTTAAGATGGTGGCCGATGAAGCAGGCCACGGGCATGTCCGCATGTTTATGGGATAGACATTCAAGATTCTGCGATAGAGAGTACTTCCTCATTTCTGAAAATGGCTGTGGATGA
- the LOC8080099 gene encoding uncharacterized protein LOC8080099 isoform X3 — translation MRPFAGPGGVEEEAVGFVTGKRKATEVAHAQHVLWLGSGEILFRKGIRWLIPHARMAVAHSLCLRWWPMKQATGMSACLWDRHSRFCDREYFLISENGCG, via the exons ATGCGCCCCTTTGCCGGACCAGGAG gggtggaggaggaggcggtgggcTTCGTCACCGGTAAGAGGAAGGCCACCGAGGTAGCCCACGCGCAG CACGTATTATGGTTAGGTTCTGGAGAAATATTGTTCAGAAAGGGGATACGGTGGTTGATACCACATGCGAGAATGGCCGTGGCACACTCACTCTGCTTAAGATGGTGGCCGATGAAGCAGGCCACGGGCATGTCCGCATGTTTATGGGATAGACATTCAAGATTCTGCGATAGAGAGTACTTCCTCATTTCTGAAAATGGCTGTGGATGA
- the LOC8080099 gene encoding uncharacterized protein LOC8080099 isoform X2 produces MGRHDLSSSQMIRAPLSFGTILFFFSLLSCPLPLHSSRSLRHHLLLRSQNLTPTPLLQRGSSCDAPLCRTRRYISVRASAAQLAAAGVATAQLPELGVEEEAVGFVTGKRKATEVAHAQVRILLKLPSSYPVQF; encoded by the exons ATGGGTCGTCACGACTTGTCATCTTCGCAGATGATTCGAGCACCTCTGAGCTTTGGCAcaattctcttttttttttccctacTCAGCTGCCCGCTACCGCTGCACTCTTCACGATCGCTGCGCCATCACCTCCTTCTCCGCTCCCAAAACCTAACCCCTACCCCTCTCCTCCAGCGAGGATCCAGCTGCGATGCGCCCCTTTGCCGGACCAGGAGGTACATCTCCGTTCGCGCCTCCGCTGCACAGCTCGCCGCCGCGGGCGTCGCCACGGCGCAGCTACCTGAACTTG gggtggaggaggaggcggtgggcTTCGTCACCGGTAAGAGGAAGGCCACCGAGGTAGCCCACGCGCAG GTTCGAATTCTTCTGAAACTACCAAGTAGCTACCCAGTGCAATTTTAG